The window TCTTTACTCAATCATCACTTATAACACATTCACCCGTCTTTATAGTGTTTGAGCTCCGTTCTCATAACCCCGTGATATCTCCAGCCGTCAGATATTTTAcatttgatcaaattataaCTTACGTATATAgttattgactttttttttcttaaaaatctgATTTCGTTATTAAACTTTCTCGAGCACAAAGTATTTATAGTGAATACTTGATCATCTTTACATTATTTGCtacatatataattatatacatatattatttatatctagtCCATGACTCCtgtgataaatattattaaagttcAGTTGTGTCccttaaaatattcaaaagtctTCTTTTCGTATAAATGTGAACATTGCATCTGCTGAGAATACTACGACGTTAATAAATGCAAAGACAATTGATGTTGTCATCATCGTTAGAAGGTGCATGTTTGGGTGGTAGAAATAATGTTTCATCAAATAAAATCGATCGACGGTTAGAAGAATacctaaaatatattattaattgaaaatataaatattcaaacaaaaatggttAATTATTAACTTATGGTATAAAAACTGATGGAAAACATATGCTCAGAATATTTAATCAAAGAAGGGTGCAATCATCTCTTGTGCagattctattatttattaagtaTTTGAATGGATCATGATTAAtacgaaaaatcaatttatttcaacaaaaaaccaAGTAAAATGGTAACATATTTTAACGTTTCTTGGGTAAACTTTTCCGATGGAATTgttaattgttaaataattaatactttaaatataattgatagAAGTATCctactaatatttttgttatatatatatactacatTAACTTATGAACGATGACGTCAGAGGGCGTGTGGCTGTACCCctattagaatatattttgaattgaactCCTTTCAAATAATGCCCCTTTAGGTAGTAGTATATTTATCCCAATATCTCAAAACTGGAATCATTTCTAGTAGGCAGAAGTGAATAATCGTTGGCCCATTTTTTAGTCTCTATTGCGTCAAAAATTCAGTATTCCTCTGTATCATTTGCAAGCTACAGTTACAGAAGAGAACAATAACAATGACTGATGAAGGGTGAATAACTGGTTTtctattgattgattgattaaaCTTTTGTCTCGGGTGGATAACCATAGATCTAACTTCCATTTCCAGTaataattttggtaataaaatccAGAAGTATATGAAGGTGATCTTACAATCCAAAAACGCCTTCATACGGTCATATTAGTGGACATTTGGGAACGCTTGAAGGTAGTTTAATAATCATAGACTCAGGTAGTAGATTATCTCATGAACAGGCGAATAACCTAAgatatgatataaaaacaagtgACAAGACAAATCAATGTTGGGATCGCTAAAGGATTGATACTGGGTTCGTGATGGTGGCTATTACCGAGCGATCTCTAGAATTAACGCAGCCGGaatttaattaaacaataaaacgATGGATGACAGACCCTGAACTGAAGCTCACTGTGGAAAAATCTGAATAAACGTTTATCACGAGGAAACGCATACGGACAAGAGTGTACTTAAGGATGGAAACAGACGATATTTATACCAGAGCCGAGTCAAGTATCTGGCACCACATAGAAAAGGATGCTTTAAAAGAGGCCGAGAGGATACCATTCTTGAGTTGACTAAGAACAGGGTGCGCTGTTAGTGCGCTCCTATCAAACTGTCTCTGGACTGGCTGTCCTGGTGATAGTGGCCTGACTATTGTGGAATTTTTGGCTTTCAAGTGTACAAAGACAGAAGAACAAATATGTTTATGCTTAATAAAGGACCCGAGACAGTGTGTCGAAATGAGGTTCGGGAATGTAAACCTGGACATTTACAGAGACGATTCTGAGACTAAAGAACGCAAAAGAACAAAAGAGACAACGAAAGCACAGACTCCTCAACTGGTAATAATATTAACATAGTTTCTACTTAGAAGAAGACGATGAAATACAGCAACACTAGTGGAATCTATTACTTGGATTCCGcaagttattaaaaaaacatcacgaacaggaaagtaattgaaataaacacatAACTGAAAAACGGAATTAAAGCAATACACACCTGGGCAATGGTTACCTTGCCTTAATCATTTAGAGTAAGTCAGTGGATTAAAATGAGCGTACAGGCATTAGACAGATAAACGAAAAGATTATCCACAAACAATAGAGCATTACATCTGTATTCCTCCCTCCAAATAATATAGCAATGATGATAAGAAGGTTAAAGTTTGGTAAACTTGAATAGATTCACTAAACTACGAGTCATGACACTTCATCTGAACCACAAAATGAAACAAGGAAATACACCGCACTAGCAGATGACATGAAGCAATGTGAAAGATAGAAATAGTTGACATTATTTCAGTTGTTATACCATTAATGACCCTCATATCACCATAATTATTGAGTGATTCTAAGAAACACAACTTTTCACATATTGTGggaatgtaaaaatatatacgTGTAGAATAACTAGAAATAATCATTGAATAACTCAATAACATATAAGTGTCTTAAAAGTACTCATAACTTTAAACCACGAggcaaaaaataatattaataattataataaaagtatttttttgaaatttccgaaAGTCGGTGGAGAAATGTTAttcatatacgaggatatattaaaaattcttagcctactatagaaccaaacaaaatttcaatgtcaaaatattttattactcaacatattctcctcttaattggatacatttattacagcgaacctgaaaggtctctagacctttcaataaaaatttttcttcttgctctgcaaaccagacctccacagcttttattacctcctccttggaagaaaatttacgacttttttaacttttttctaattgaggaaagagatgatagtcggactgagccaaatttggtgaataaggggggtgttctaataattcaaaccctaaatgaagaattttttgcatggcaacatgagatttgtgtgcagaggcgttgtcctgcaaaaacaaaacacctttgaatagctttccacatcttttctctttaattttttcccgtagagtggtgagtaatgtcgaatagtaatctccagtttttgttctacccttatccaaaaaatcaataatgattactccatggcaatacCAAAAAACCAAAGCAAGAACGCTTCCAGTAGATTTtgggacacgaaacttcttaggtcttggagaaccagagtgttgccattccatcgattgttgctttctTTGTAGATCGTGTAAATgtagtctcatccatagtaacaattcggtttaagaagtctacatcgttttttaaatcgaacacagatcgaacgcgatgcttctacccttgcacgcttttggtcaacaatcaaacatttggggatccattttgcagcaatttttctcatgtccaaattgacatgAATTATAAGATGAACGcgttcatataaaatatttagtgcttcagatattcgttttagctcaattcgacggtctgataaaatcatgtcatgaactgcatcgatattttcggggactgacacagaaacttgGCTTCCCgattggtcatcatcttcaatagaaaatttacctcgtttgaagtccaatttttcacggtcgcatacgaaggacatttaccaccaagggtattaaacatatcttcgtaaatgtgcttacctcttaacccttttaaatacaggtacttgatgatggctcgatactccaattcttcgattttcacaatttcggtggacatattttttcttttaatttattgcgtaactctaataagttattgttagttgctatggtaacgcaatattttgtttatgcatggtctgagctaactagatatcaatacatcctcgtaataagttatttaaatcgagaataaaaatatttcattttgtataaaaatccaTTGTTTTCACTGATCCATTATTATCAATATACTATGTAATTGAAGAACTAAAAAGTGTTACTTACACGTTATTAGAAAGAGAGCAGCTCCCATTAAAGCGAACAATGAGACCGTTCTATACGGAATTCTGTCACCAAGAGACCTTCCAATAATTAGAACACCATTAATTACCATGAATCCTGTGTAAGCGGTGTACATAATTCCGACGTGAATCATATGGGTCTTACCTAAACCAGAGGTCGTTGCAGGGTCATAGATAAAAGCCATACAAATGGCACAAATCAACTGAAACATTAGATCTTATaatgtatttaattaaaaaacttagTTGCTGTTttcaattattccaaatatttttttgtgttgaaaaattACCAGGAGCTGATCTATCTGTGccaaataacaaattaagagtcgaatatgtaaataatacatatcaattattattgttgtaatatttcatattgtATAAAGTTGAGTGAGTGTAAGATcttggaaaaactattttccAATGAATGTATTAATGGAAATGAGGAAAAAGTGAGAGGGCCAAGAAGAGTGTAAAAAtgaaagataaatttaaaatataaaaatcatctAGATTTTCTAGAAAACAAAATGATGAAGACATCAAACAAGTATACATTTCctaccataattttttgaccACTCTCTGGACTCTGATAAGCATTAACCAACCACAGTAACATGAAATGTAATTATATTTGGTCCAAATTACCATTTTTATACCGTCAATGCCAACTCTCCAGATAGTTTACATGATGGTGTATTTCAACAAGCTCTGAAATTCAAAGGATATAGACCTTTTCCAACGTCCTTCAAGTGGCGAGGAATTCTAGAGCTAGGTAGACCGAAATTTCTTACTCCTCTTTACAAAACCTAATCTCTCAGGCTTCTTGAGGCGGCAATGAGTTTTAAGAAGCTAGTGAAAGTTGTAGCTTGGTTTCAATAAATATCGATTACTTTTTGTATTGTTGCGAGTTGCGAATGCAATTGTGGTATCTGGCGCCATCTCTTGAAAAGatgtgaatttattatttttgaagaaagaaaCTTCGACATTTCGCTCCGAGAATTTGCCATCCTTGTAGCAGAATCTATTGTGACAGCTAAAGCCCAGAACAATGAACAAGATTGTTCTAAATTCCAGATGAAACGATTACTATATTAAGCTGTATGGTGACGACATGCAGTCAGTCAGTCTTGGTCAGCAGTACAAGTTGATTCAACAGCGATATAGTTAAGGCCAGTATTCACTAGATATTACTGTGTATATATAAGTGTAAATAATATACTAGGGCATTTTATGGCTGTTTGAACTTCTATTCTATGATCGAACGAAAAACCTC of the Diorhabda carinulata isolate Delta chromosome 7, icDioCari1.1, whole genome shotgun sequence genome contains:
- the LOC130896418 gene encoding uncharacterized protein LOC130896418 codes for the protein MSTDLESKDDVKVQEPKKPFKVVFKEQWPLGVKILELLICAICMAFIYDPATTSGLGKTHMIHVGIMYTAYTGFMVINGVLIIGRSLGDRIPYRTVSLFALMGAALFLITCILLTVDRFYLMKHYFYHPNMHLLTMMTTSIVFAFINVVVFSADAMFTFIRKEDF